Proteins encoded by one window of Micromonospora coxensis:
- a CDS encoding ricin-type beta-trefoil lectin domain protein, with protein sequence MSRVPQRCLLVAATALLTALAATAPSAALAHPGHPHPAAEPTAPKPAAAAAAVPATNGFEKITLDSGLTMGEPIELTVLPDGKVLYINRGTSAGGGQVRLYNPATRSTTVALTLALDARFEDGLIGVTIHPNFATNRWVYLFYSPKVTPLVNRISRFTFNPATLVLDPASEDVLIEWPTERDLCCHSAGSMSWDTGGNLYFAVGDNTNSGGDSAGMAPIDERTTRNPQYDAQRTSGNTNDLRGKINRIHPENDGSYTIPSGNLFPVGTAKTRPEIYVMGVRNPYRIWVDRKAGNTLYWGEVGPDAGADLANRGPAAYDEFNRATAPGNYGWPYCGGPNVAYNDWDFATKSPRGWFPCGGATGPVNDSPRNTGLTQLPPTKPALVWEQHGGSDDWPALDNPGGCGSPAHTEVYHYDPNLNSDVKWPPYYDNKWLLTEYCRNWIKEVQFDNGNPATGAPTVIEPVLAGMTFVHPIDAEFGPDGSLYLLEYGSGWFSGAADAGLYKINYVQGGRSPVAKASVNKDNGLAPLTVTFSSAGSTDPDGDPLTYAWDFTDNGSVDSTAANPSFTYPSNGSFTARLTVSDGTGRSGTVTVPVIVGNNRPTVTLSGLPAGGLFDWGQDVTVSASASDPQDGTPACSAIVVRAALGHQEHAHEEGQGTGCGATFNTGPVHAGPDSVLFFVLRGSYTDQGATGTVPLTGEREISLYPKQWQAEHYVTLNGPKVIDQAAAQGGKRLGDIQNGENVRHHAVSLKGITGVTARVSSGGAGGTVSFRYDTPTGTEVARIAVPNTGGWDNYTELSATVSKPDDGTHDLYLVFTGGSGALLDVDSYTFTGPGVGTGGARTGEIKGLGKCVDISSSQTADGTRVQVWTCNGTGAQRWTLPGDGTVRGLGKCLDVKSSGTTNGTPVQLWTCNGTGAQQWAPQADGSLKNPQSGRCLDIPASNTTDGTQLQIHDCNGTGAQRWTLP encoded by the coding sequence GTGTCACGCGTCCCGCAACGATGCCTGCTCGTCGCCGCCACCGCCCTGCTCACCGCGCTCGCCGCGACCGCCCCCTCGGCGGCCCTCGCCCACCCCGGCCACCCGCACCCCGCCGCCGAACCGACCGCGCCGAAGCCGGCGGCCGCCGCGGCGGCGGTCCCGGCCACCAACGGGTTCGAGAAGATCACCCTCGACAGCGGACTCACCATGGGTGAGCCGATCGAACTGACCGTGCTCCCCGACGGCAAGGTGCTCTACATCAACCGGGGCACCAGCGCCGGCGGCGGGCAGGTCCGGCTCTACAACCCGGCCACCCGGTCCACCACCGTCGCGCTCACCCTCGCGCTCGACGCCCGGTTCGAGGACGGGCTGATCGGCGTCACCATTCACCCGAACTTCGCCACCAACCGCTGGGTCTACCTCTTCTACTCCCCCAAGGTCACCCCGCTGGTGAACCGGATCTCCCGGTTCACGTTCAACCCAGCCACGCTGGTGCTCGACCCGGCCAGCGAGGACGTGCTGATCGAGTGGCCCACCGAACGCGACCTCTGCTGCCACTCCGCCGGCTCGATGAGCTGGGACACCGGTGGCAACCTCTACTTCGCCGTCGGCGACAACACCAACTCCGGCGGCGACTCGGCCGGGATGGCACCGATCGACGAGCGGACGACCCGGAACCCGCAGTACGACGCCCAGCGCACCTCCGGCAACACCAACGACCTGCGCGGCAAGATCAACCGGATCCACCCGGAGAACGACGGCAGCTACACCATCCCGTCCGGCAACCTGTTCCCGGTCGGCACCGCGAAGACCCGGCCGGAGATCTACGTGATGGGGGTCCGCAACCCGTACCGGATCTGGGTCGACCGCAAGGCGGGGAACACCCTCTACTGGGGAGAGGTCGGCCCGGACGCCGGCGCCGACCTGGCCAACCGGGGCCCGGCCGCCTACGACGAGTTCAACCGGGCCACCGCGCCCGGCAACTACGGCTGGCCCTACTGCGGCGGCCCGAACGTGGCGTACAACGACTGGGACTTCGCGACGAAGTCCCCGCGCGGCTGGTTCCCCTGCGGCGGCGCCACCGGCCCGGTCAACGACTCGCCCCGCAACACTGGTCTGACGCAGCTCCCGCCGACGAAGCCGGCCCTGGTCTGGGAGCAGCACGGCGGCAGCGACGACTGGCCGGCCCTGGACAACCCTGGCGGCTGCGGCTCACCGGCCCACACCGAGGTCTACCACTACGACCCGAACCTGAACTCCGACGTCAAGTGGCCGCCGTACTACGACAACAAGTGGCTGCTCACCGAGTACTGCCGCAACTGGATCAAGGAGGTCCAGTTCGACAACGGCAACCCGGCCACCGGCGCGCCGACCGTGATCGAGCCGGTGCTCGCCGGCATGACGTTCGTGCACCCGATCGACGCCGAGTTCGGCCCGGACGGCTCGCTCTACCTGCTGGAGTACGGCAGCGGCTGGTTCTCCGGCGCCGCCGACGCCGGGCTCTACAAAATCAACTACGTCCAGGGTGGGCGGTCACCAGTGGCCAAGGCGAGCGTCAACAAGGACAACGGGCTCGCACCGCTGACTGTGACCTTCTCCAGCGCCGGCAGCACCGACCCCGACGGCGACCCCCTGACGTACGCCTGGGACTTCACCGACAACGGCAGCGTCGACTCGACGGCCGCCAACCCGTCCTTCACGTACCCGTCGAACGGCAGCTTCACCGCCCGCCTGACGGTCAGCGACGGCACCGGCCGCAGCGGCACCGTCACGGTGCCGGTCATCGTGGGCAACAACCGGCCGACGGTGACCCTGAGCGGGTTGCCGGCCGGCGGCCTCTTCGACTGGGGCCAGGACGTGACGGTCAGCGCGTCCGCCAGTGACCCGCAGGACGGCACCCCGGCCTGCTCGGCGATCGTGGTCCGGGCCGCGCTCGGGCACCAGGAGCACGCGCACGAGGAGGGGCAGGGAACGGGCTGCGGGGCCACCTTCAACACCGGCCCGGTGCACGCCGGCCCCGACTCGGTGCTCTTCTTCGTGCTCCGCGGCAGCTACACCGACCAGGGCGCGACCGGAACCGTGCCGCTGACGGGAGAGCGGGAGATCAGCCTCTATCCGAAGCAGTGGCAGGCTGAGCACTACGTCACGCTCAACGGTCCGAAGGTGATCGACCAAGCGGCGGCCCAGGGCGGCAAGCGGCTCGGGGACATTCAGAACGGGGAGAACGTCCGGCACCACGCGGTGAGCCTGAAAGGCATCACCGGGGTGACGGCCCGGGTCTCCTCCGGCGGCGCCGGGGGCACCGTCTCCTTCCGGTACGACACCCCCACCGGCACCGAGGTCGCCCGGATCGCGGTGCCGAACACCGGCGGCTGGGACAACTACACCGAGCTCAGCGCCACCGTGAGCAAGCCCGACGACGGCACCCACGACCTGTATCTGGTCTTCACCGGCGGCAGTGGCGCGCTGCTCGACGTCGACAGCTACACCTTCACCGGCCCGGGTGTGGGTACCGGCGGCGCCCGTACCGGTGAGATCAAGGGGCTGGGCAAGTGCGTCGACATCAGCTCTAGCCAGACCGCCGACGGCACCAGGGTGCAGGTGTGGACGTGCAACGGTACCGGCGCCCAGCGGTGGACGTTGCCCGGCGACGGCACCGTCCGCGGCCTGGGCAAGTGCCTCGACGTGAAAAGCAGCGGAACGACGAACGGCACGCCGGTGCAGCTCTGGACCTGCAACGGCACCGGCGCCCAGCAATGGGCGCCGCAGGCCGACGGCAGCCTGAAGAACCCGCAG